CAGATCAATCACTTCGGCTACTTCTTTCACTACATCAATCATCCGCAGATCATCAGAAAAGCTAATCTCTTGCTGAGTGTAGTACCCAAATACGGTAGTCGTCCCCGTATCTAATTGCCCTTCGTCGGGGGTAAGTTGTCCAGTAATAATATTTAAGAAGGTGCTCTTCCCTGAACCATTAGGCCCGATAATCCCAATACGATCCTTACGCCGAAATACATAAGAAAAATTGTCGATCAACTGCTTGTTGCCGTAGGATTTGCTGACATGTTCAATCTCTAGAATTTTTTTACCCTGTCGCCGTCCCTGAATGCTGAGTTCGGTAGTATCCTGACTCACTTTCTGGTTGGCCTGATCCTTTAGATCGTAAAACGCATCTACCCGGTATTTGGCTTTAGTGCCTCGAGCCTTAGGTTGCCGTCGCATCCAATCTAGCTCTTTACGAAGCAGATTCTGAGCTTTGTCTACGGATGCTTGCTGTTGCGCTATTCGCTCGGCTTTTTTCTCCAGAAAGTTGGCGTAGTTGCCCTGGTAGCGAAAAATTTGCCCTTGATCGAGTTCAATAATTTCATTGGTTACTCTTTCCAGAAAATAGCGATCGTGTGTTACGAGTAGCAATGCCATATTCTGAGCAGAGATATAGTTTTCTAACCACTCAATGGTGGCTAAGTCTAAATGGTTGGTAGGCTCATCGAGGATGAGAAAATTAGGTTTCTCGATAAGGGCCTTTGCTAAGGCGACGCGCTTACGCTGCCCGCCCGATAAGTTAGCCACCGGGCGATCCATATCGTAGATACCCAGTTGACCCAGTATCTGTTCAATCTGGCTTTCGTAGTCCCAGGCATGACGGCTATCGATTTGCTGAATTAAATCCGGTAATTGCTCATCGCCCGGATTTTGTTGCAATAATTTTCGGTACTCCTTTAACAGAGCGAGAGTTGGATCATCGCTATCGTAGACAAAAGAAGCAATAGTATCATCGGCCGCAAACTGGGGTTGCTGTTCAGCGTACGTCATGCGTACCCCCTGCGATAGCACTACTTCACCACTGTCGGGTACTTCTTTGCCAGCAATAATTTTTAGCAGAGTAGACTTTCCCGAGCCATTAATACCTACTAGTGCTACTTTCTGTCCTGACTTAATACCGAAGGAAATGTTCTGAAACAGAAATTTCTCTCTTCCTTCCATTGTAAGATAATGCTTACTAAGGGTTTCTACTGATAGATAAATCATAGCGCAAAAGTAACAGAAAGGCCAAAAAAAAAGTGAATCTATAAGACTCACTTTTTTCACTACTAATACAACAACCTAAAACTACTCAATCAAAAATCTTTATATCTATTGTAACGAATATTTACTCCGTAAATTATTTCTTGATTTTATTCTTAACACGAATTGCCCTAGTAAATGTTTCAAAAAAATGTTAACAAAAGTATCACAACTCTTAAACAGGCATTCGAAACTTGTCCCTAATCATGTACCTCAGCACTAGCTAGTACTCGGGAAGGTTTGAAAAATTGCATGATCCCGTAGGTTGCCAAGCAGCCCGAAGCCATTCCCTCAATAATGATAGTAAAGCCTACTAATAGAGGATTCAGAAAATCTCCAAAAGGCTCTAGGTTTTGAATTACTCCCATAAAACTGGGATTAACCACTGAAAGGTAGAATACAACCATGATAGCGAAGCTTACTGTACCCACTATAGTTGTTAGTATTCCTAAGCCCAATCCCTTTAAATACGACAATTTGTTGCTTTTTCTCTTCTTAAAGTCTTTAATCGCCATTAGCACGAAGCTAATGAGAATGACCAAATTAAAAGCTCGCAACTCTAAATTATGCTCTAACCCAAAGGCTTTCATCAAGAAGAAAAAACCCGCTAAAGCCAACGCCATTAAAATACCATAACGAAAGCTTAATCGCTCGATAGTGTCTGAGATCATTTTTCTTTCCATTTCTTCAAGTGGTTT
This region of Tunicatimonas pelagia genomic DNA includes:
- a CDS encoding ABC-F family ATP-binding cassette domain-containing protein, with protein sequence MIYLSVETLSKHYLTMEGREKFLFQNISFGIKSGQKVALVGINGSGKSTLLKIIAGKEVPDSGEVVLSQGVRMTYAEQQPQFAADDTIASFVYDSDDPTLALLKEYRKLLQQNPGDEQLPDLIQQIDSRHAWDYESQIEQILGQLGIYDMDRPVANLSGGQRKRVALAKALIEKPNFLILDEPTNHLDLATIEWLENYISAQNMALLLVTHDRYFLERVTNEIIELDQGQIFRYQGNYANFLEKKAERIAQQQASVDKAQNLLRKELDWMRRQPKARGTKAKYRVDAFYDLKDQANQKVSQDTTELSIQGRRQGKKILEIEHVSKSYGNKQLIDNFSYVFRRKDRIGIIGPNGSGKSTFLNIITGQLTPDEGQLDTGTTTVFGYYTQQEISFSDDLRMIDVVKEVAEVIDLGKGQVITASQLLQRFQFSTDTHYQRVKDLSGGEKRRLQLLRVLMQNPNFLILDEPTNDLDLITLNILEDFLLQFDGCLILVTHDRYFMDRLVEHIFVFEQDSGYIRDFPGNYTDLRDALAQEKAAKNTVKSAPKLKAATSSKVVPENKKERRATYQEKREYEQIESDISRLEEEKETLENQLNELSTSGQSSHQELTEASQQLEKVVKELDEKSDRWLELAEIMEQS
- a CDS encoding DUF4199 domain-containing protein, with amino-acid sequence MERKMISDTIERLSFRYGILMALALAGFFFLMKAFGLEHNLELRAFNLVILISFVLMAIKDFKKRKSNKLSYLKGLGLGILTTIVGTVSFAIMVVFYLSVVNPSFMGVIQNLEPFGDFLNPLLVGFTIIIEGMASGCLATYGIMQFFKPSRVLASAEVHD